Proteins from one Thioflavicoccus mobilis 8321 genomic window:
- the rpsI gene encoding 30S ribosomal protein S9 has protein sequence MAEVQHAIGRRKTSSARVFLTTGAGAITVNGRSLDQFFGRETARMVVRQALEVTSMVDRVDVRATVVGGGTTGQAGAIRHGIARALVAYDETLRQPLRRAGFLTRDSREVERKKVGLHKARKRPQYSKR, from the coding sequence ATGGCGGAAGTGCAGCATGCAATCGGGCGTCGCAAGACATCGAGCGCCCGCGTCTTCTTGACGACGGGTGCCGGAGCCATTACGGTCAACGGCCGTTCGCTCGATCAGTTCTTCGGTCGCGAGACGGCGCGGATGGTCGTGCGTCAGGCCCTGGAGGTCACCTCGATGGTCGATCGTGTCGATGTCCGGGCCACCGTGGTCGGCGGCGGCACGACCGGTCAGGCCGGGGCGATCCGCCACGGCATCGCGCGTGCTCTGGTCGCCTATGACGAGACGTTGCGCCAGCCACTGCGGCGGGCCGGGTTCCTGACCCGCGATTCGCGCGAGGTCGAGCGCAAGAAGGTCGGCCTGCACAAGGCACGCAAGCGGCCGCAGTACTCGAAGCGCTGA